One region of Myxosarcina sp. GI1 genomic DNA includes:
- a CDS encoding integrin alpha — MVNIFALDNINGSNGLIINGIASGDRLGYSVSNAGDVNGDGIEDIIVGAPEKLYDEALYNNYFGEGKSYVIFGRREIDEDKIVDLDKLBGSNGFVINGIEJGDGSGFSXSXAGDVNSDGFDDLIIGAPNLYTPDPEABRSYVLFGGTEVGSNSSIELSSLDGSNGLVINGINVGDDLGFSVSSAGDVNDDGIEDIIIGAPDTNSGEFELSGESYVVFGGSDGVIDLDALDGSNG, encoded by the coding sequence ATGGTAAATATCTTCGCTCTTGATAATATCAATGGTAGCAACGGCTTGATAATTAACGGTATCGCTTCAGGCGATCGCCTGGGATATTCTGTCAGCAATGCTGGCGATGTTAACGGTGATGGTATTGAAGATATTATTGTCGGTGCGCCCGAAAAATTATACGATGAAGCTTTATATAACAATTACTTCGGGGAAGGCAAAAGTTATGTAATATTTGGGCGCAGAGAAATTGACGAAGATAAAATCGTCGATTTAGACAAGCTTRATGGTAGTAATGGGTTTGTCATCAATGGTATWGAAMTAGGCGATGGCTCTGGWTTCTCKRTCAGCARTGCAGGAGATGTTAATAGTGATGGTTTTGATGACTTAATTATTGGTGCGCCAAATTTATATACACCCGATCCCGAAGCARATCGCAGCTATGTATTGTTTGGGGGAACAGAAGTTGGTAGCAACAGCAGTATCGAACTAAGTTCTCTAGATGGCAGCAATGGTCTAGTAATTAATGGTATCAATGTGGGAGATGACCTTGGATTCTCGGTCAGCAGTGCAGGAGATGTCAATGACGATGGTATTGAAGATATTATTATCGGTGCGCCAGATACTAACTCTGGTGAGTTTGAACTATCAGGGGAAAGTTACGTAGTATTTGGTGGCAGTGACGGCGTTATCGATCTAGATGCTCTCGATGGTAGTAATGG
- a CDS encoding type II toxin-antitoxin system HicA family toxin, whose translation MKIRTLKSKLSKAGFVYCSRRGKGSHNFWKHPIYPILIVQSGKDNSDAKPYQIKAVDSALQQIDCRRQSAISEKCRINVVDCS comes from the coding sequence ATGAAAATTAGAACCTTAAAGTCAAAGTTATCTAAAGCTGGTTTTGTCTACTGTTCTCGACGAGGCAAAGGTAGTCATAACTTCTGGAAACATCCTATTTACCCCATATTAATAGTGCAGTCTGGTAAAGATAACTCCGATGCTAAACCTTACCAAATCAAAGCCGTTGACTCGGCACTACAGCAAATCGATTGCCGTAGGCAATCCGCCATTTCGGAGAAATGTCGAATCAACGTAGTTGATTGTTCCTAA
- a CDS encoding helix-turn-helix transcriptional regulator: MKTLQVKRVQESIGDFPGLGQRIKEARENDPRSLSQICRDCNISRSYWYQLESEDMRSPATEEIIRRIEQELNVDLGVKFEN, encoded by the coding sequence ATGAAAACATTGCAAGTCAAACGAGTTCAGGAGAGTATTGGTGATTTCCCAGGTTTGGGACAGCGAATCAAAGAAGCTAGAGAGAACGATCCTCGTTCTTTAAGCCAAATTTGTCGTGATTGTAATATTAGTCGTTCTTACTGGTATCAATTAGAGTCAGAAGATATGAGATCGCCAGCAACCGAAGAAATTATTAGGAGGATTGAACAAGAATTGAATGTAGATTTGGGAGTTAAATTTGAAAACTAA
- a CDS encoding phage/plasmid primase, P4 family → MINFIAPFKILDYLDRLEIVKETGSEYHCKCPVCGDGGFKIDKPTGKYHPFKCGCEVKDIREAIRPWSEVVESRGEAASQRLLSRSRRKCALEQGSRGARKSVNSVPEVPKLEIPVPRLARLPAAAEDIPQPNTDTEIPEWLQKQGIPAIATETRYHYSKTQWVSRFEWQTNKGKEKTFRQAHTSSNGLVRWKKGAKNWNAYRQNEAAANCQNKWVLAVEGEKCVEVARERAIATITWQGSNWNHSAIASTIKALKKSGAEGLVYFPDNDEAGRKKASLVESAAIKVDFPCLVLNPKNIWTEIPEKGDLADWVKAHGHLDAEELIAKLEAAIKGLECRKKGQRVREKRSEEPFNLSPFSLSPNEVPNWSQSDLSSWLAEKYSDRLAWNTELQQWYRYSSVIEGIWSIEPTEFVGQLVKLELEQTASAIALSNPKGKKPSFTISFINGVVGLLKMDLAVRCWDEATGLLPLRNGVLNLETKKLLPHAPEHKLTWCLPYSYNPLLSCYPIQQWLNQMCRGDEDLVQLMRAYLRGVVTGRTDWQKYLELIGPGGTGKSTFTRLAIALVGQENTHTTTLKKLESEKFEPASVAGKRLVLINDSERYAGEVSELKALTGQDTLPYEVKYKQSSGGFTPQAMVIVATNEVIQSSDYTSGLERRRISIPMFNRIESDRQRNLIEHRNGEMFGEFVPYLPGLLNWVLGMDEVKATEIVKNYETAVPSLAVMKAQTLVETNPIADWLDNKVILDPEARTNIGVAKRDKDSNSDNWYLHNDEWLYPNYTEYCHDTGSRAIGLRRFVNLLSDLLNNQLRLNVEKGRDRLGSFIKGLRLRDKTDDEPPLITNGAVRTKADSGSTNVRARPLNSFQGLVSPVINKLWNMVMEKVVKAIDCLIDEGVAPDSKLETAEDDRAEVGEDIEEVEAEEISNQNEEIKVGDRVMIKECPGHWSWAQPFQVLSIENDRVALELVDELVEISRLRRC, encoded by the coding sequence ATGATTAATTTCATCGCACCTTTTAAGATTCTGGACTATTTAGATCGCCTCGAAATAGTCAAAGAAACAGGTTCTGAATACCACTGTAAATGCCCTGTATGTGGCGATGGTGGCTTTAAAATCGACAAACCTACTGGCAAGTACCATCCGTTTAAGTGCGGTTGCGAAGTTAAGGATATCCGAGAAGCAATTCGTCCCTGGAGCGAAGTAGTAGAGAGCAGGGGAGAGGCTGCTTCGCAGCGACTCCTATCCAGGAGTCGGCGCAAATGCGCCCTGGAGCAGGGGAGCAGGGGAGCAAGGAAAAGTGTAAATTCAGTTCCTGAAGTTCCTAAGTTAGAAATTCCCGTTCCCAGATTAGCCAGATTACCAGCAGCAGCCGAAGATATACCTCAGCCAAATACGGATACAGAAATTCCCGAATGGCTACAGAAACAGGGAATACCAGCGATCGCTACTGAAACCCGTTACCACTACTCAAAAACGCAATGGGTATCACGCTTTGAGTGGCAAACCAATAAAGGAAAAGAGAAAACCTTTAGACAGGCACATACTAGCTCGAACGGATTAGTACGGTGGAAAAAAGGAGCAAAAAATTGGAACGCTTACAGACAAAATGAAGCTGCTGCTAATTGTCAAAACAAATGGGTGTTGGCAGTAGAAGGAGAAAAATGTGTTGAAGTAGCAAGAGAAAGAGCGATCGCGACAATAACATGGCAGGGTTCTAACTGGAACCATAGTGCAATCGCTTCAACTATAAAAGCTCTCAAGAAATCTGGTGCAGAGGGTTTGGTTTACTTTCCCGACAATGACGAAGCAGGAAGAAAAAAAGCCAGCCTAGTAGAATCAGCAGCTATTAAAGTTGACTTCCCTTGTCTAGTTCTCAATCCCAAAAACATCTGGACAGAAATACCAGAGAAAGGAGATTTAGCTGATTGGGTAAAAGCTCATGGTCATTTAGATGCCGAAGAACTAATAGCCAAATTAGAGGCTGCTATAAAAGGTCTAGAGTGTAGGAAAAAAGGGCAAAGGGTAAGGGAAAAAAGGAGTGAAGAACCCTTTAACCTTTCTCCTTTTTCCCTTTCCCCGAACGAAGTTCCTAACTGGTCACAGTCAGATCTTTCTAGTTGGTTGGCAGAAAAGTACAGCGATCGCCTAGCATGGAATACCGAGCTACAGCAGTGGTATCGTTATAGTTCAGTTATTGAGGGAATCTGGAGCATCGAACCTACAGAATTTGTGGGGCAATTAGTCAAGTTAGAATTAGAACAAACTGCTAGTGCGATAGCCTTATCGAATCCAAAAGGAAAAAAGCCAAGTTTCACCATCAGCTTTATCAATGGTGTAGTCGGATTACTAAAAATGGATTTGGCAGTGCGTTGTTGGGATGAAGCTACAGGATTGTTACCACTGCGAAATGGGGTTTTAAACTTAGAAACTAAAAAGCTGTTACCCCATGCCCCCGAACATAAGTTAACTTGGTGTCTGCCATATAGCTATAATCCTCTGTTGTCCTGCTACCCAATACAGCAATGGCTAAACCAAATGTGTCGGGGTGATGAGGATTTAGTCCAGCTAATGAGAGCCTATCTGCGAGGAGTAGTCACTGGTAGAACCGATTGGCAGAAATATTTGGAATTAATAGGACCTGGAGGAACGGGTAAATCCACTTTTACTAGATTAGCGATCGCACTAGTAGGACAAGAAAACACTCATACCACTACCTTGAAAAAACTTGAGTCTGAAAAGTTTGAACCAGCTTCGGTTGCTGGTAAAAGATTAGTTTTAATCAACGATTCGGAGCGTTACGCAGGGGAAGTTAGTGAGCTTAAAGCCTTAACTGGACAGGATACCTTACCTTATGAAGTTAAATACAAACAAAGTAGTGGTGGTTTTACCCCACAAGCAATGGTCATCGTGGCAACTAATGAAGTGATTCAGAGTAGTGATTATACTTCAGGACTAGAAAGAAGAAGAATTTCCATACCGATGTTTAATCGGATTGAGAGCGATCGCCAGCGCAATCTCATCGAACATCGTAACGGAGAAATGTTTGGTGAATTTGTCCCCTATCTACCAGGATTACTGAATTGGGTGCTAGGGATGGACGAAGTAAAAGCGACTGAAATCGTTAAAAACTACGAAACTGCCGTTCCTTCTTTAGCAGTGATGAAGGCACAAACCTTGGTAGAAACCAATCCGATCGCTGATTGGTTAGATAATAAGGTAATCTTAGACCCCGAAGCCAGAACCAATATTGGGGTAGCCAAGCGCGATAAAGATAGTAACTCGGATAATTGGTATTTACACAATGATGAATGGCTATATCCCAACTATACGGAATACTGTCACGATACTGGTAGTCGCGCGATCGGGTTACGGAGGTTTGTTAATCTGCTATCCGACCTGCTAAACAATCAGTTGAGATTAAATGTAGAAAAGGGACGCGATCGCCTGGGGTCATTTATTAAAGGCTTAAGACTTCGCGATAAAACAGATGATGAGCCGCCATTAATTACCAATGGTGCAGTAAGAACCAAAGCAGATTCTGGTAGTACGAATGTGAGGGCGCGTCCCCTGAATTCATTTCAGGGGCTTGTGTCGCCCGTCATTAACAAACTCTGGAATATGGTGATGGAAAAGGTGGTTAAAGCGATCGATTGCTTGATAGATGAGGGCGTTGCTCCCGATAGTAAGTTAGAAACTGCTGAAGACGATCGAGCAGAAGTAGGGGAAGATATTGAGGAAGTAGAAGCTGAAGAAATCTCTAACCAAAATGAAGAAATCAAGGTAGGCGATCGCGTAATGATTAAAGAATGTCCTGGTCATTGGTCGTGGGCGCAACCATTTCAGGTGTTATCTATAGAGAACGATAGAGTGGCTTTAGAATTGGTAGATGAGTTAGTAGAAATTAGTCGATTACGAAGATGTTAA